The Pyrus communis chromosome 2, drPyrComm1.1, whole genome shotgun sequence genome includes a window with the following:
- the LOC137724391 gene encoding eukaryotic translation initiation factor 5B-like: protein MGRKKPTARDDENPQPAAGARSKKKAVVIEDDEYSIGTELSEESQVQEEKVAVTGKKGKKGNSKASKKGRDEDDLDDVGKGDEGEDEVPQVAVTGKKKGKSKKSGGNSVVGASSFGLLGDEEDGVDDEKSGLTGNDEEDAPVVSFSGKKKASKSSKKTGDSLFTGSPFDAIGDEGDSDFEVVDGSVGKSEEYDDSENEDEPVISFTGKKKPSKGGKKGGSVFAAASFDVLDDADEDKDEKKDEDDEVLQITFSGKKKKSSKGSKKSGGNSFSSALLDEGDDEDTSVSEPTRVGDDTVDDEDESVIAFTGKKKSSKKKGNDVFTALSEDTDVIEPEQPSIETNKSEADDSKTNKSKEVPETSKSKKKKKKSGRTAQEEDDLDKILAELGEGPTTLTPAEATMKEEKVEVQPDLVAPVDASGEKEGEHETVESAAAKKKRKKKEKEKEKKAAVAAGTATAPVVTKDDKQEETQIEPTDPKKKEVKGKVADKKLPKHVREMQEALARRQELEERLKREAEEKQRKEEEERRKQEELEREREAARILKKEREKEKLQRKRQEGKILTAKQKEEQRRREAMRNQILANAGGLPLPTTDNEKKAKRPMYQKKKTKAAPIHANGAASAKPVENLEEGDQQDTIPEPESGEFDKVEDVESLDLEDKSEVAESVKENGVEEEEEEEEDDDDDPWDVKSFDDVNLSVKRGFSDEEIDSEPEPVAKKDIKSSGAKPSVSAQKTVPSQPIKSQDGEDKKKQPDNDVDKSKKKSVSVKKEAPTSNADPKESGDNLRSPICCIMGHVDTGKTKLLDCIRGTNVQEGEAGGITQQIGATYFPAENIRERTKELKADAKLKVPGLLVIDTPGHESFTNLRSRGSGLCDIAILVVDIMHGLEPQTIESLNLLKMRNTEFIVALNKVDRLYGWKTCRNAPIVKAMKQQSKDVQNEFNMRLVQIITQFKEQGLNTELYYKNKEMGETYSIIPTSAISGEGIPDLLLLLVQWTQKTMVEKLTFSNEIQCTVLEVKVVEGLGTTIDVVLVNGVLHEGDQIVVCGMQGPIVATIRSLLTPHPMKELRVKGAYLHHSEIKAAQGIKIAAQGLEHAIAGTALHVVGPHDDLEDIKETAMEDMKSVLNRIDKTGEGVCVQASTLGSLEALLEFLKTPAVNIPVSGISIGPVHKKDVMKASVMLEKKKEFATILAFDVKVTPEAREMADDLGVKIFIADIIYHLFDQFKAYIDNIKEEKKKESADEAVFPCVLKIMPNCVFNKKDPIILGVDVLDGILKVGTPICIPQRDFISIGRIASIENNHKPVDMAKKGSKLAIKIIGSNSEEQQKMFGRHFEIDDELVSQISRNSIDVLKVNYRDELSMDEWKLLVKLKKLFEIP from the exons ATGGGTCGGAAGAAGCCGACTGCTCGTGACGATGAGAACCCGCAACCTGCTGCGGGTGCAAGGTCGAAGAAGAAGGCTGTGGTAATCGAAGACGATGAGTATTCTATTGGAACTGAGCTGTCCGAGGAGTCTCAGGTGCAGGAAGAGAAAGTTGCTGTCACTGGAAAGAAGGGCAAAAAGGGTAATTCAAAAGCTTCAAAGAAGGGCAGGGATGAGGACGACCTCGATGATGTGGGAAAGGGGGACGAGGGCGAAGATGAGGTTCCCCAAGTTGCTGTCACTggaaagaagaagggaaagTCGAAGAAGAGTGGTGGGAATAGTGTGGTCGGCGCTTCGAGTTTTGGGCTGCTTGGAGATGAAGAAGACGGTGTTGATGATGAGAAATCTGGGTTAACCGGTAATGATGAGGAGGATGCTCCAGTGGTGAGTTTTTCTGGCAAGAAGAAGGCTTCAAAATCGTCAAAGAAAACTGGTGATAGTTTGTTTACTGGGTCCCCTTTTGATGCGATTGGTGATGAAGGCGATAGTGATTTTGAGGTTGTTGATGGTTCTGTGGGTAAGAGTGAAGAATATGACGATAGTGAGAATGAAGATGAGCCTGTAATTTCTTTTACGGGGAAGAAGAAGCCATCCAAGGGTGGAAAGAAGGGCGGGAGTGTGTTTGCAGCAGCTAGCTTTGATGTTCTCGATGATGCAGATGAGGATAaggatgaaaagaaagatgaggACGATGAAGTTCTTCAGATTACATTCTCCGGTAAGAAAAAGAAGTCATCAAAGGGCTCAAAGAAGAGCGGTGGTAATTCTTTTAGCTCAGCCCTGCTTGATGAGGGGGATGATGAAGATACTTCAGTATCCGAACCAACTAGAGTTGGTGATGACACagttgatgatgaagatgaatcTGTGATTGCATTCACAGGTAAAAAGAAGTCTTCCAAAAAGAAAGGTAATGATGTTTTTACTGCATTGAGTGAAGATACAGATGTAATTGAACCGGAACAACCAAGTATCGAAACTAATAAAAGCGAAGCTGATGATTCTAAAACTAACAAGAGTAAAGAGGTTCCAGAAACTtcaaaaagtaagaaaaaaaagaagaagagtggACGGACTGCTCAAGAAGAAGATGACTTGGATAAAATTCTTGCTGAGCTAGGTGAGGGTCCTACAACATTGACCCCAGCTGAGGCTACTATGAAAGAGgagaaagttgaggttcaacCTGATCTGGTTGCCCCGGTTGATGCTTCTGGTGAAAAGGAAGGTGAACATGAGACTGTGGAGTCTGCTGCcgcaaagaagaagagaaagaagaaggagaaggaaaaggagaaaaaggcAGCAGTGGCAGCGGGGACTGCTACTGCTCCCGTGGTTACTAAGGATGATAAACAAGAAGAAACCCAAATTGAACCCACAGACCCCAAGAAGAAAGAAGTGAAAGGTAAAGTAGCAGATAAGAAACTTCCAAAACATGTAAGGGAGATGCAGGAGGCTCTTGCTAGGCGACAGGAACTAGAAGAGAGATTGAAAAGGGAAGCAGAGGAGAAACAgaggaaagaagaagaggagcgGCGTAAGCAGGAAGAACTTGAGAGGGAAAGGGAGGCGGCCAGGATTCtgaaaaaggaaagggaaaaggaGAAGCTACAAAGGAAGAGACAGGAAGGCAAGATTTTAACTGCGAAGCAAAAAGAAGAACAACGCAGGCGGGAGGCAATGAGAAACCAGATACTTGCTAATGCTGGGGGTTTGCCTCTCCCTACCACAGACAATGAGAAAAAGGCTAAACGGCCTATGTATcagaaaaagaagacaaaagcAGCACCCATTCATGCAAATGGTGCAGCTTCTGCGAAGCCAGTGGAAAACCTAGAAGAGGGAGACCAGCAGGACACTATCCCCGAGCCAGAGTCTGGGGAATTTGACAAGGTTGAAGATGTAGAGTCACTGGATCTGGAGGATAAATCTGAAGTTGCTGAATCTGTTAAAGAGAATggagtggaagaagaagaagaagaagaagaagatgacgatgatgatCCTTGGGATGTTAAGAGCTTTGATGATGTTAACCTTTCTGTTAAACGTGGATTTTCTGATGAAGAGATTGACTCTGAGCCTGAACCTGTTGCAAAAAAAGACATAAAGAGTTCAGGTGCCAAGCCATCAGTTTCTGCTCAGAAAACCGTTCCTTCTCAACCAATAAAATCTCAGGATGGTGAGGATAAGAAAAAACAACCTGATAATGACGTTGACAAAAGTAAGAAGAAAAGCGTTTCTGTTAAAAAAGAAGCGCCAACTTCTAATGCTGACCCCAAAGAGAGTGGAGATAACCTTCGTTCACCTATTTGTTGCATTATGGGCCATGTTGATACTGGTAAAACTAAGCTGCTGGATTGTATCAGAGGCACAAATGTTCAGGAAGGTGAGGCTGGAGGTATTACTCAGCAGATTGGAGCAACATATTTTCCTGCTGAGAACATTCGTGAGAGGACTAAAGAACTGAAAGCTGATGCGAAGCTGAAGGTCCCTGGTCTGTTGGTCATTGATACCCCCGGGCATGAGTCATTCACTAATTTACGGTCACGGGGCTCAGGTTTATGTGATATTGCTATATTGGTTGTTGACATTATGCATGGCTTAGAGCCTCAGACAATAGAGTCACTCAACCTTTTGAAAATGAGGAATACGGAATTTATTGTTGCACTAAATAAG GTGGACAGACTCTACGGGTGGAAAACCTGCCGCAATGCACCAATTGTGAAAGCAATGAAGCAACAATCTAAGGATGTACAAAATGAGTTCAATATGAGGCTTGTACAG ATTATCACTCAATTCAAGGAGCAGGGTTTAAATACTGAATTGTATtataagaataaagaaatggGGGAAACCTACAGTATTATTCCTACAAGTGCCATTAG TGGTGAAGGAATTCCAGATTTGCTATTACTATTGGTTCAGTGGACGCAGAAAACTATGGTTGAGAAACTCACTTTCAGCAATGAAATCCAG TGTACGGTTTTGGAGGTTAAGGTTGTGGAAGGCCTTGGGACAACAATTGATGTTGTATTGGTTAATGGTGTGCTTCATGAAGGAGATCAAATAGTGGTTTGCGGCATGCAG GGACCTATTGTTGCTACAATTCGATCTTTATTGACTCCACATCCAATGAAAGAACTTCGTGTGAAG GGAGCGTATCTGCATCATAGTGAAATCAAGGCTGCACAAGGTATCAAAATTGCAGCACAG GGTCTTGAACATGCTATTGCTGGTACTGCCCTACATGTGGTAGGGCCTCATGATGACTTGGAGGATATCAAGGAAACAGCTATGGAAGACATGAAGTCAGTTTTGAATAGAATTGACAAGACTGGTGAGGGAGTTTGCGTACAAGCATCTACTCTAGGTTCCTTGGAAGCATTGCTAGAGTTTTTGAAAACACCAGCCGTAAACATTCCTGTTAGTGGTATTAGCATAGGCCCTGTACACAAAAAGGATGTCATGAAGGCCAGTGTAAtgcttgaaaagaaaaaggagtttGCCACCATCTTGGCATTTGATGTCAAAGTTACGCCAGAGGCCCGAGAAATGGCAGACGATTTAGGTGTGAAGATTTTTATTGCTGATATCATCTATCACTTGTTCGATCAATTTAAGGCATATATTGACAATATTAAGgaggaaaagaagaaggaatCTGCTGATGAAGCTGTCTT